The Iamia sp. SCSIO 61187 genomic sequence CGGGGCTACACCGTCCAGATCTGGGCCGACGTGCTGCGGGCCCACCCCGACCTGGCGCGCCGCCTGCCCCTCGGCACGGTCCCCGTGGCCTGGTGCTACGAGGCTCCGCCGTCCGACGATCGGCCCCTCGCCCTGCCCCCGGGCGTGGCCGAGGTGATGGACCGCCTCGGGACCGACGCCTCCACCTTCTCCGGCTTCGACCCGCTGGTGGCGCCCCTGGCCGACGCCGGGGTGCCGTTCTGGGTCGCGGCCGGCACCTCCGGGTGGAGCTCGCTCGTGGGCCGGATCGACAACGCCTGCGCCAACCTCGTCGACGCCGCCGAGACGGCCTCCGCCCACGGGTGCGGCGGCTACCTCGTCACCGACTGGGGCGACAACGGCCACCACCAGCCGCCGTCGGTCAGCTTCGGCCCGCTCGTCTTCGGCGGCGCCGTGGCCTGGGGGCTCGACGCCAACCGCGACCTCCCCCTCGCCGACGTCCTCGACCGGCACGTCTTCGCTGACCCCACGGGTCGGATGTCCGCTGCCCTCGACCGCCTCGGGCGCCAGTGGTCCCGCACCGGCCAGCGGGCCATCAACGGCAGCCCTCTCTCCGCCGCCCTGTTCCCCGGCGAGATGCACATGGTCTTCGGACGTCCCGACCGTGACGCCGTCCGGTCCGTCGTCGCCGAGGTGGAGACGGCCATCGCCGACCTGGCGAGGGCGGCACCCGGGTCCGACGATGGCGAGATCACCGTCCGGGAGCTGACCCAGGCCGCCCGCATGGCTCGCCACGGCGCCTGGCGCCTCCTCGGCGACGACGGCCCGTCGTCGCAGGACCTCGCCGACGACATGGCGGCGCTGGTCGAGGGCCAGCTGGTCTCGTGGATGGACCGGAGCCGACCGGGAGGGCTCTCCGACAGCCTGGCCCGCCTCGACCCCACCCTCGCGGCGAGGGTCGAGATCACGCCCGACGACGAGACCGACACCCGATAGTCACACCCCGCATCACCAAGGATCTCCTGGGTTCGACCCTTGCCGGACGAACATCCGTTCGTCTAGACTGTCGACATGGACGAGGTCGTGTGCGACGAGACGAGCGAGGCGGTCGACAGCGTCGATCTCGCCGAGCTGCTCGCCGCGGACACCGGCGAGATGAGCGACGAGGCCGTCCGCCTGCACCTGCTGGCCCTGCACCGGGTGCACGCCCGGGTCGAGGGCGCCATCACCGCCGCCACGGGCACCTTCGCGGTGCGGAAGCTCCACACCGCCGATGCCGGGCGCAGCCCGGCCGGGTGGTTGGTGGCTCGGGTCGATCAGCCCCGGGGCCGGTGCCAGGCCGAGGTGACCTTGGGCGAGCTCCTTCCGGAGATGCCCGTCGTCGCCGCCGCGTTCCGGGCCGGGCGCATCGGGCGACCCAAGGTCCTCCAGCTGGCCGAGGTGCGCACGCCGGAGCTGGTGGAGGTCTTCGCCGATCACGAGGCCTACCTGGTGTCCGAGGTCGCCCGTCTGCGCGTCGATGGCGCCGGCCGGTTCCTGCGGGCCTGGCAGCAACAGGCCCGCCTCCACATCGGCTGGATCGACCCCGACGGCCCCGACCCCGGCGACGCGCCGCGGGCCCGGGTCGACATGTCCCGCACCTTCGCGGGCCGGTGGGTCCTCGACGCCGAGCTGTGCGCCGAGGACGGCACCATCGTCCGCTCGGCGATCGACGCCGAGGTCGACGAGCTGTTCCGGGTCGGCACCTTCTCCGACCACGACGGCATGAGCCCCGCTGAGCGGCGTGGGTACGCCGTGGTCCAGATCTTCGCCCGCAAGGGCCGACCCGGGACCAAGCACGGCGCCCCCCGCCCGTCGGTCGAGGTGATCTGCGACGAACGGACCCTCCAAGGCCTGCCCATCGACGACGACGAGGACCTCCGCACCCGCATCTGCGAGCTGATCGATGGCACCCCGCTCGCCCCCGCCTCCCTCCACCGCCTTCTCTGCGGGGCCGATGTGCACCGGTTGGTGATCGCCGCCGACGGCGAGGTCCTCGACGCCGGCAAGGACATCAGGCTCGCCAACCGGGGCCAACGCCGAGCGCTCCGGTTCCGCCACGCGAGGCACTGCGCCTTCCCCGGCTGCGAGGCCCCCACCGACTGGACCGAGGCCCACCACGTCATCGAGTACGACCCCGATCCGTCGAACGATCGCGGCCGGACCGACATGGACAACCTGGTCCCGCTGTGCCGCTACCACCACCACAAGGTGCACGAGGGCGGGTTCACCCTGATCCTCACCCCCGACGGTCGGGTCCGGGTCGAGCGTCCACCCGACGCCGCCGGCCGACGATGTCGCATCACTCCGGCCCGCCCCCACCGTCGGCCCGTCGAGACCGACCCGCTGCACGCACTCGCCCGACGCCGCATCAAGGCCCTCGTCGCCGCCGCCCGCTGACTAGCCGAGGTCCCAGGTGACGGGCTCCTCGGGGGCGTAGGCGCAGAAGGTGCCGGTCCGGATCGATGCGCGCAGGTGCCGTCCGAGACGAGGGTGGGCCGCCTCGACCCGGCGGATCGTGGAGCGGACCCGCTGGGTGACGGTGGACCGGGCCCGCTCGACGGTGCTCCCCGTGCGACGGGCCCGACCGGCCAGGCCCAGGGCGACGGTCAGCTGGTCGACGAGGGCGTCCATCTCGGCCTGGGCCCGCTCCGAGCGGGCCACGTCGTGGTGGGCGTCGGCCTCGTCGAGCTCGGCCTGGAGGTCGCGGATGCGCTGCTCGTAGACCCGGCGGGCGGTCTCGTCGAGCACCTCGCCGGTGCTCCCCTGCTCGACGGCGGCTCCGACCAGCTCGAGGCAGTGCACCTCCTCGCCCGGTCGCGCCAGCAGGCACGCCAGGTCGTCCATCCCCTTGGTCGCCCGGACCGACGTCGTGCCGTCCCCCAGACCGACCTCCCAGACGTCGCCCTGGCGGCGGAACGTGCCCTCCCGCCGCCTGGGCGCGTCGTCGACCGGCGCCGGCGCGACCCCCTCGGGCGCCGTCGTCCCCTCGGCCACGGCACCGAGCTCGGCCCGGGCCAGGAGGATGGCGTCCCGCACCTCGAGGCGGGTGCCACCGGTCGGGTCGAGGGGGAACAGCTCGTGACCGATGCTGGCGGTGATGCTCATGACCGGCAGGGACAGGGCGGTGGCGGCCAGGTCGGCGGCCGGCCCCGTCCGCCCCACCCGGGCCAGGAGCGGGGCGGCGACGTCGAACACCATCCGCAGCCCGTACGTCGACCCGCGGCCCAGCAGGTGCTCGAGCAGGTCGAGGGCCGACCGGGCGGCGCCGGGGTGGTCCCCGACGCACATCGCGCCGATGGCGGCCGACCGTCGCGTGCCGAGGGAGCCGGCGCCGTAGGCGATGGCGTCGCAGCACCCGCGGGCGTCGGCGATGACGTGGCGCGCCTCCTCGACGTCGGAGCGGAGCAGGATGGACCCCTCGACGGCGCGCGCCCAGACGATGCCGATGTCGGAGCCCGCCGCCGACGCCTCGGCCCCGGCCGCCCGGACCAGGGCGAGGCCCTCGTCGACCTGGCCCAGGTCGGCCAGCACCTGCGCCCGGGCGGTGTCGGCCTCGACGGCCAGCGCCGACACGCCCCGCTCCCGCGCCGCCCGAGCGGTCGCCTCGAACCACCCCAGAGCCTCCTCGGCGGCCCCCACCGCCCGACGGGACTGGCCGATGGTGCGGGGCAGGGTGATCGGCCCGAACGGCGAGGTGGCGGCGTGGACCAGAGCCTCCTGGGCGAGGGCCACCGACGCGGCGTGCTCGCCGCGCATGTAGCGAGCGGTCGCCGCGGTGGCGGCCACGTCGGGGCCCATCGGATGGTCGGTGATCTCCCACCGCTCGAGCACCTGCTCGGCCAGCTCGCCGATCTCGTCGAGGTGGGAGTGGTGGATCACGAGCCACAGGGCGGCGGCGAGGAGGAAGGCCCGGTCGGGCGTGTCGTCCTCCTCGAGGCACCACCGGATGGCCGAGGCCACGTTGGCGTAGAGGTCGACCAGCTCGTTGAGCGCCGACGAGGAGAACGTCCCCGAGCCCAAGCCGACGATCTCGGTCACCCGCTCCACCACGTGGTCGACGAAGCGGACCTCGACCGCCCGCCGCTGCCCGGCCGCGTCCAGCCGGGCCCGGGCGAAGCTGCGCAGCGTCTCCAGCTCCCGGTACCACGTGACGGCGCCGGAGGTGTCGGCGACCACCATCGAGGCCGCCACCAGCCCGTCGAGCAGGTCCTGGGTCGAGGCCAGGTCCGTCCCGGGCCGGGCTGCGGCGGCGTGGGCCAGCTCGGCCGTGAACGGACCGGCGAAGACCCCGAGGTGGTCGAACAGCGCCTGCTCGTCGGGGGACAGCAGGTCGTGGGACCAACCGATCGCGTCCCGCAGGCTCTGGTGCCGCCGCGCGCTGCGACGGCGTGGCCGGTCGAGGACGTCGAGCCCGACGACCAGCCGGTCGAGGATCTCTCCGGGCGCCATCGACCGGGTGCGG encodes the following:
- a CDS encoding glycoside hydrolase family 20 zincin-like fold domain-containing protein; translation: MTPLDEMVLVPRPRRVERLEGGAPVGSPVTTRSVPDLPAQGFRLTIDDGVHIDHADALGLRYAQQLLDQIAGQAIDGRLPGVRVEDHPDIVHRGFMLDISRDRVPTRATLVRLVELCALARYTQLQLYMEHTFTYRDHREVWQDASPMTPAHLTWLDGLCSDHGIELVPNQNCFGHMARWLALPRYRDRAECPDGWDLFPGVTLPPSVLAPTPENAAFALDLLAELLPSFRSRQVNIGCDEPFELGRGASADRVAAEGRGPVYVEHVTRLVEPLVDRGYTVQIWADVLRAHPDLARRLPLGTVPVAWCYEAPPSDDRPLALPPGVAEVMDRLGTDASTFSGFDPLVAPLADAGVPFWVAAGTSGWSSLVGRIDNACANLVDAAETASAHGCGGYLVTDWGDNGHHQPPSVSFGPLVFGGAVAWGLDANRDLPLADVLDRHVFADPTGRMSAALDRLGRQWSRTGQRAINGSPLSAALFPGEMHMVFGRPDRDAVRSVVAEVETAIADLARAAPGSDDGEITVRELTQAARMARHGAWRLLGDDGPSSQDLADDMAALVEGQLVSWMDRSRPGGLSDSLARLDPTLAARVEITPDDETDTR
- a CDS encoding HNH endonuclease signature motif containing protein — encoded protein: MDEVVCDETSEAVDSVDLAELLAADTGEMSDEAVRLHLLALHRVHARVEGAITAATGTFAVRKLHTADAGRSPAGWLVARVDQPRGRCQAEVTLGELLPEMPVVAAAFRAGRIGRPKVLQLAEVRTPELVEVFADHEAYLVSEVARLRVDGAGRFLRAWQQQARLHIGWIDPDGPDPGDAPRARVDMSRTFAGRWVLDAELCAEDGTIVRSAIDAEVDELFRVGTFSDHDGMSPAERRGYAVVQIFARKGRPGTKHGAPRPSVEVICDERTLQGLPIDDDEDLRTRICELIDGTPLAPASLHRLLCGADVHRLVIAADGEVLDAGKDIRLANRGQRRALRFRHARHCAFPGCEAPTDWTEAHHVIEYDPDPSNDRGRTDMDNLVPLCRYHHHKVHEGGFTLILTPDGRVRVERPPDAAGRRCRITPARPHRRPVETDPLHALARRRIKALVAAAR